Proteins from a genomic interval of Bos mutus isolate GX-2022 chromosome 15, NWIPB_WYAK_1.1, whole genome shotgun sequence:
- the CHST1 gene encoding carbohydrate sulfotransferase 1 → MQCSWKAVLLLALASIAIQYTAIRTFTAKSFHTCPGLAEAGLAERLCEEGPTFAYNLSRKTHILILATTRSGSSFVGQLFNQHLDVFYLFEPLYHVQNTLIPRFTQGKSPADRRVMLGASRDLLRSLYDCDLYFLENYIKPPPVNHTTDRIFRRGASRVLCSRPVCDAPGSGDLVLEEGDCVRRCGLLNLTVAAEACRERSHVAIKTVRVPEVNDLRALVEDPRLNLKVIQLVRDPRGILASRSETFRDTYRLWRLWYGTGRKPYNLDVTQLTTVCEDFSNSVSTGLMRPPWLKGKYMLVRYEDLARNPMKKTEEIYGFLGIPLDSHVARWIQNNTRGDPTLGKHKYGTVRNSAATAEKWRFRLSYDIVAFAQNACQRVLAQLGYKMASSEEELKNPSISLVEERDFRPFS, encoded by the coding sequence ATGCAATGTTCCTGGAAGGCCGTCCTCCTCCTTGCCCTGGCCTCCATCGCCATTCAATACACGGCCATCCGCACCTTCACGGCCAAGTCCTTCCACACCTGCCCAGGCCTGGCGGAGGCTGGGCTGGCCGAGCGGCTGTGCGAGGAGGGCCCCACGTTCGCCTATAACCTCTCGCGCAAGACCCACATCCTTATCCTGGCCACCACGCGCAGCGGCTCCTCCTTCGTGGGCCAGCTCTTCAACCAGCACCTGGACGTCTTCTACCTGTTTGAGCCCCTCTACCACGTGCAGAACACACTCATCCCCCGCTTCACCCAGGGCAAGAGCCCAGCCGATCGGCGGGTCATGCTGGGCGCCAGCCGGGACCTCCTGAGGAGCCTCTACGACTGCGATCTCTACTTCCTGGAGAACTACATCAAGCCGCCGCCCGTCAACCACACCACCGACAGGATCTTCCGCCGCGGGGCTAGCCGCGTGCTGTGCTCGCGGCCGGTGTGCGACGCCCCGGGCTCGGGGGACCTGGTGCTGGAGGAGGGGGACTGCGTGCGCAGGTGCGGCCTGCTGAACCTGACGGTGGCCGCCGAGGCCTGCCGCGAGCGCAGCCACGTGGCCATCAAGACGGTGCGCGTACCTGAGGTCAACGACCTGCGGGCCCTGGTGGAAGACCCCCGCCTAAACCTCAAGGTCATCCAGCTGGTCCGGGACCCCCGGGGCATCCTGGCCTCCCGCAGTGAGACCTTCCGCGACACGTACCGCCTCTGGCGGCTCTGGTACGGCACCGGGCGGAAGCCCTACAACCTGGACGTGACGCAGCTGACCACGGTGTGCGAGGACTTCTCCAACTCCGTGTCCACCGGCCTCATGCGGCCACCGTGGCTCAAGGGCAAGTACATGCTGGTGCGCTACGAGGACCTGGCCAGGAACCCCATGAAGAAGACCGAGGAGATCTACGGGTTCCTGGGCATCCCCCTGGACAGCCACGTGGCGCGCTGGATCCAGAACAACACGCGGGGAGACCCCACCTTGGGGAAGCACAAGTACGGCACGGTGCGAAACTCGGCGGCCACGGCCGAGAAGTGGCGCTTCCGCCTCTCCTACGACATCGTGGCCTTCGCCCAGAACGCCTGCCAGCGGGTGCTAGCGCAGCTGGGCTACAAGATGGCCAGCTCGGAGGAGGAGCTCAAGAACCCCTCCATCAGCCTGGTGGAGGAGCGGGACTTCCGCCCTTTCTCGTGA